One window of the Natronomonas marina genome contains the following:
- a CDS encoding DoxX family protein, whose product MSVGYVVAGVLHFVVPDLYVQIVPPVLPAPLALVYLSGVAEIAVGLGLLYPPTREYAAWGTVLLLLAVFPANVYMATSGVVVEGVPGDGDPSTVARWARLPLQAVLVAWAWWYTRPMPGGGE is encoded by the coding sequence ATGAGCGTCGGCTACGTCGTCGCCGGCGTGCTCCACTTCGTCGTTCCCGACCTGTACGTCCAGATCGTGCCGCCGGTGTTGCCGGCGCCGCTGGCGCTCGTGTACCTCTCGGGCGTCGCCGAAATCGCCGTCGGTCTCGGCCTGCTGTACCCGCCGACCCGCGAGTACGCGGCCTGGGGGACGGTTCTCCTCTTGCTCGCCGTCTTCCCGGCGAACGTCTACATGGCGACGAGCGGCGTCGTCGTCGAGGGCGTGCCGGGCGACGGCGACCCCTCGACGGTCGCCCGCTGGGCGCGGCTCCCGTTGCAGGCCGTCCTGGTGGCGTGGGCGTGGTGGTACACCCGGCCGATGCCCGGCGGCGGCGAGTAG